The Streptomyces sp. NBC_00344 genome includes a window with the following:
- a CDS encoding serine hydrolase: protein MRRTTPRICATAALALLLSGCAFSPVPTALASSVSSAVPSAPAGATGAVPSREPSVDLNAALVSALQRAAGDSSLSAAVFDTKSGVTAVGGNRSYDTASIVKVDILATLLMQAQDAGRRLTARETAYATAMIEHSDNDSATALWNAIGGAAGLDAAGKRFGLTATKGGAGGEWGLTQTTAQDQLMLLKAVFGTDSPLSADSRGYLRGLMGQVQADQQWGVSAAGSNCALKNGWLPRSSTSLWDINSIGRVTADGRTYLIAVLSDGHATRAAGIAKVEDAARAAVRTLAGSG from the coding sequence ATGAGAAGAACCACACCCCGGATATGCGCGACGGCCGCACTCGCCCTGCTGCTGAGCGGCTGCGCCTTCTCCCCGGTGCCCACCGCGCTGGCCTCGTCCGTATCGTCTGCCGTACCTTCGGCGCCGGCCGGCGCCACCGGCGCGGTACCGAGCAGGGAGCCCTCAGTGGATCTGAACGCGGCACTGGTGTCCGCGCTGCAGCGGGCGGCCGGGGACAGCTCGCTGTCGGCGGCGGTGTTCGACACGAAGAGCGGGGTCACCGCGGTCGGCGGGAACCGCAGCTACGACACGGCGAGCATCGTGAAGGTCGACATCCTGGCGACGCTGCTGATGCAGGCGCAGGACGCGGGGCGCCGGCTCACGGCGCGGGAGACGGCGTACGCCACCGCCATGATCGAGCACAGTGACAACGACTCGGCGACCGCCCTGTGGAATGCGATCGGCGGCGCGGCCGGACTCGACGCGGCAGGCAAACGGTTCGGACTCACCGCCACGAAGGGCGGTGCGGGCGGCGAGTGGGGGCTGACGCAGACCACCGCCCAGGATCAACTCATGCTGCTGAAAGCCGTTTTCGGCACCGACTCCCCGCTCAGCGCGGACTCCCGCGGCTATCTCCGGGGATTGATGGGGCAGGTGCAGGCCGATCAGCAGTGGGGAGTGTCGGCCGCGGGAAGCAACTGCGCCCTGAAGAACGGCTGGCTGCCGCGGAGTTCCACGTCCCTGTGGGACATCAACAGCATCGGCCGGGTCACCGCGGACGGCCGCACCTATCTGATCGCCGTGCTCTCCGACGGCCATGCCACCCGCGCGGCAGGCATCGCGAAGGTCGAGGACGCCGCGCGGGCCGCCGTCAGAACGCTCGCCGGTAGCGGCTGA